The following coding sequences are from one Paenibacillus tundrae window:
- the moaA gene encoding GTP 3',8-cyclase MoaA codes for MEMLQDSFGRIHDYIRISVTDRCNLRCVYCMPAEGMEFAPHDEIMSYEEIAQVLRVLAPMGMRKVRLTGGEPLVRKDLHKLVAMISAIDGIEDIALTTNALLLDKQAQALKDAGLNRINISLDSLRADRFSMITRGGDVNKVLKGIEAATNVGLEPIKLNVVLMKGINDDEIKDFIALTLDQPLHVRFIEYMPIGHASDSWRKSYLPLEAVTDVCAEAGWSVDHTEGPAGNGPSRNMKIAGSQGTFGLIHPVSDHFCDNCNRLRLTADGHIKACLYWSDEYNVRRFVDDPAAMAALFLKALGTKPKNHEMAMALEQKMQSHTPTARRMSQIGG; via the coding sequence ATGGAAATGCTCCAGGACTCATTTGGCAGAATACATGACTATATCCGTATTTCTGTTACGGACCGCTGTAATTTGCGTTGTGTATACTGCATGCCAGCCGAGGGCATGGAATTCGCCCCCCATGATGAAATTATGAGCTATGAAGAAATTGCTCAGGTACTTCGAGTGCTGGCTCCTATGGGTATGCGCAAAGTGCGCTTAACCGGCGGTGAACCATTAGTACGCAAAGACCTGCACAAGCTCGTCGCGATGATCTCCGCTATTGACGGAATTGAAGATATTGCTCTGACTACGAATGCATTGCTGCTGGACAAGCAGGCTCAGGCGCTGAAGGATGCTGGACTGAACCGAATTAATATCAGTCTGGATTCCTTGCGAGCTGACCGCTTCTCCATGATTACCCGTGGCGGTGATGTGAACAAGGTGCTGAAAGGCATTGAGGCAGCGACCAACGTTGGGCTCGAACCGATTAAGCTGAATGTGGTACTGATGAAAGGCATTAATGACGATGAGATCAAGGACTTCATCGCGCTGACCCTTGACCAACCACTTCATGTTCGGTTCATCGAATACATGCCAATTGGTCATGCTTCCGACTCGTGGCGCAAATCCTATTTGCCGCTCGAAGCTGTGACCGATGTATGTGCAGAAGCCGGATGGTCGGTGGATCATACCGAAGGCCCTGCCGGGAACGGACCCTCACGAAACATGAAAATTGCAGGCTCACAAGGTACATTCGGATTGATTCATCCGGTAAGCGACCACTTCTGTGATAACTGCAATCGTCTCCGTCTGACCGCAGATGGGCATATCAAAGCCTGCTTATATTGGTCAGATGAGTATAATGTACGGCGCTTTGTCGATGACCCTGCGGCGATGGCTGCTCTTTTCCTCAAAGCACTCGGCACCAAACCCAAGAACCATGAGATGGCGATGGCACTGGAACAAAAAATGCAAAGTCATACGCCAACAGCGAGACGGATGTCCCAGATTGGTGGGTAA
- a CDS encoding methyl-accepting chemotaxis protein — protein sequence MNIVDALVAACPYFKVMFLKDDLMLAVTDTEKFVYYVPSEDCDLGIRAGDPISLEDPTLRRALIHGETSANRIPEEFYGTTINSSATPLRDENGTIVGSFAIGFSLKNEEKLEHFTQLITDISGRLQDMVQTVAAQSQQLSASSSQILDNTRQAVQNSGEVTKVASFIREISEQTNLLGLNAAIEAARAGEMGAGFGVVASEVRKLSAGTKEATVNIERSLRDVQQSMKNMEDEITSIAQSSSNQAEVVTEFSDVIERLNHTSHELKVFIESMLLKAD from the coding sequence TTGAATATTGTTGATGCCCTTGTAGCAGCCTGTCCTTATTTTAAAGTTATGTTTCTCAAAGACGATCTGATGCTCGCCGTGACGGATACCGAGAAATTTGTGTATTACGTCCCGAGTGAAGATTGTGACCTGGGCATTCGAGCGGGCGATCCGATCTCATTAGAAGATCCTACTCTCCGCCGCGCATTGATTCATGGGGAAACATCCGCTAATCGGATTCCCGAAGAATTCTATGGCACAACCATTAACTCTTCAGCTACACCACTTCGAGACGAGAACGGAACCATTGTAGGCTCCTTTGCCATCGGTTTCTCACTCAAAAATGAAGAGAAGCTGGAGCACTTCACCCAGCTGATTACGGACATCAGCGGCAGGCTTCAGGATATGGTGCAGACGGTAGCTGCCCAGTCCCAGCAATTATCAGCATCCTCTTCTCAAATCCTGGACAACACGCGGCAAGCGGTACAGAATTCGGGCGAGGTAACCAAAGTGGCATCGTTCATTCGAGAAATTTCTGAACAAACGAACCTGCTTGGTCTCAATGCTGCGATTGAAGCGGCACGAGCAGGGGAGATGGGGGCAGGATTCGGCGTTGTTGCATCCGAAGTACGTAAACTATCCGCTGGAACAAAAGAAGCAACGGTCAACATCGAACGCTCTCTACGTGATGTTCAACAGTCCATGAAGAATATGGAGGATGAGATTACATCCATCGCACAGTCCAGCAGCAACCAAGCGGAAGTTGTCACGGAGTTCAGTGATGTTATTGAGCGATTGAATCATACAAGTCACGAGTTGAAAGTATTTATTGAATCCATGCTATTAAAAGCAGATTAA